One segment of Desulfobacteraceae bacterium DNA contains the following:
- a CDS encoding SPOR domain-containing protein, with the protein MGTGKQKPASGTGRRLGLKILGFFALSAWMFGLGVWVGRGTAPLRFDIAKLETELAEMKARLLTEEQQRTALTQEAAGDWSNLDFYEALKKTGDDPLPNPGAPPAAAGAAVTDSGNTARTKKSLKLATRTTSPPQGTAKPAPTAKPPPAKPQPAAQPAADGELTIQVASLKDPADAARLVLSLQAKGFAAYRVSAQVPASGTWHRVRVGAFKDRAAAQAVLKRLKNEKFDGLVVSR; encoded by the coding sequence ATGGGAACCGGCAAGCAAAAGCCGGCCTCCGGCACCGGCCGCAGGCTGGGTTTGAAAATCCTCGGGTTTTTTGCGCTCTCGGCCTGGATGTTCGGCCTGGGGGTGTGGGTCGGGCGGGGCACGGCCCCGCTGCGCTTCGATATCGCCAAGCTGGAAACCGAACTGGCCGAAATGAAGGCCCGCCTGCTCACCGAAGAGCAGCAGCGCACCGCCCTCACCCAGGAGGCGGCCGGCGACTGGTCCAACCTCGATTTTTACGAGGCCCTCAAAAAAACCGGCGACGATCCCCTGCCCAACCCCGGAGCCCCACCCGCCGCCGCAGGGGCTGCGGTCACCGACAGTGGCAACACGGCGAGGACCAAAAAAAGTCTCAAACTGGCCACCCGGACCACGTCCCCCCCGCAAGGCACGGCCAAGCCGGCGCCCACGGCCAAACCGCCTCCGGCCAAACCGCAGCCTGCGGCGCAGCCGGCCGCCGACGGTGAGTTGACCATCCAGGTGGCCTCCCTGAAGGACCCGGCGGATGCCGCCCGCCTGGTCCTGAGCCTCCAGGCCAAGGGGTTTGCCGCCTACCGGGTCAGCGCCCAGGTTCCCGCTTCGGGCACCTGGCACCGGGTGCGGGTGGGCGCTTTCAAAGATCGCGCCGCCGCCCAGGCGGTCCTAAAGCGGCTCAAAAATGAAAAGTTTGACGGCCTGGTGGTCAGCCGCTGA
- the gatA gene encoding Asp-tRNA(Asn)/Glu-tRNA(Gln) amidotransferase subunit GatA, protein MELHELTIHQARERLRRREITAVALTETLLARIAAVDPRVRAFITVAADSALAEARRADQVLADGGGGPLTGIPLAVKDLICTRGLRTTCASRILENFVPPYDAEVIQRLKAAGAILLGKLNMDEFAMGSSTENSGFFPTHNPWDLSRIPGGSSGGSAAAVAAEMCLGALGSDTGGSIRQPAAHCGVVGLKPTYGRVSRYGLVAFASSLDQIGPLAKDVSDAALLLNAIAGHDPQDSTAVPEAVPDYTTFLQKGLRGVTVGIPREYQAAAGLDPEVAAAVEKAVAVLQDLGAECVEVSLPHAAYAVAAYYVIAPSEASSNLARYDGVKYGFRDTSKTDLMEMYRSTRSRGFGREVQRRIIIGTYCLSAGYYDAYYGKASQVRTLIREDFAAAFGSCDVLISPVAPTPAFKIGEKVDDPLTMYLSDMFTLSANLAGIPGMSIPCGFSEAGLPIGLQLLGPHFNEGRLFRVAYNFEQATDHHRRRPPL, encoded by the coding sequence ATGGAATTACACGAACTGACGATCCATCAAGCCCGAGAACGTTTAAGGCGCCGCGAGATTACGGCGGTGGCCTTGACCGAGACGCTGCTGGCCCGCATCGCGGCGGTCGACCCGCGGGTCAGGGCCTTTATCACCGTGGCCGCCGACAGCGCCCTAGCCGAGGCCCGCAGGGCCGACCAGGTCCTGGCTGACGGCGGCGGCGGCCCACTGACCGGCATTCCGCTGGCCGTCAAGGACCTGATCTGCACCCGCGGCCTGCGCACCACCTGCGCCTCCCGGATCCTGGAAAATTTCGTCCCGCCCTACGACGCCGAGGTGATTCAGCGGCTGAAAGCGGCCGGTGCGATCCTCCTGGGCAAGCTCAACATGGACGAGTTTGCCATGGGCTCCTCCACCGAAAACTCCGGGTTTTTCCCCACCCACAACCCCTGGGACCTCAGCCGCATCCCGGGAGGGTCCAGCGGCGGGTCGGCCGCTGCGGTGGCGGCCGAAATGTGCCTCGGCGCCCTGGGCTCGGACACCGGCGGCTCCATCCGGCAGCCGGCCGCGCACTGCGGCGTGGTCGGCCTCAAGCCCACCTACGGTCGGGTGTCACGCTACGGCCTGGTGGCCTTCGCCTCCTCGCTGGACCAGATCGGCCCGCTAGCCAAGGATGTCAGCGACGCCGCACTGCTGCTGAACGCCATTGCGGGCCATGACCCGCAGGATTCCACCGCGGTGCCCGAAGCGGTTCCGGATTACACCACTTTTCTGCAAAAGGGACTGCGCGGCGTGACGGTCGGGATCCCCCGCGAATACCAAGCCGCCGCGGGGCTCGACCCCGAAGTGGCTGCGGCCGTCGAGAAGGCCGTGGCGGTTCTCCAGGACCTCGGCGCCGAATGCGTGGAGGTCTCCCTGCCCCACGCGGCCTACGCCGTGGCCGCCTACTACGTCATCGCGCCCTCCGAGGCTAGCTCCAACCTGGCCCGTTACGACGGCGTCAAATACGGCTTCCGCGACACCAGCAAAACCGATCTGATGGAAATGTACCGCAGCACCCGCTCCCGGGGTTTCGGCCGCGAGGTGCAGCGCCGGATCATCATCGGGACCTACTGCCTGTCGGCCGGTTACTACGACGCCTATTACGGCAAGGCCTCCCAGGTGCGCACGCTCATCCGGGAGGATTTTGCGGCGGCCTTTGGAAGCTGCGACGTGCTGATCTCGCCGGTGGCCCCGACGCCGGCCTTTAAAATCGGCGAAAAGGTCGACGACCCCCTGACCATGTACCTATCCGATATGTTCACCCTGTCGGCCAACCTCGCCGGAATCCCCGGCATGTCGATCCCCTGCGGCTTTTCAGAAGCCGGCCTGCCCATCGGCCTGCAGCTGCTTGGCCCGCATTTCAACGAGGGCCGCCTCTTCCGGGTGGCCTACAACTTCGAGCAGGCCACCGATCATCACCGCCGCCGGCCGCCCCTGTAA
- the gatC gene encoding Asp-tRNA(Asn)/Glu-tRNA(Gln) amidotransferase subunit GatC → MKITKEEILHVAALARLELEEAAIETFAGQIGDILAYVDTLNGVDTSGVAPTSHAISLTNAFRADVLTPHLENAAALANAPAKEDGSFLVPKVIT, encoded by the coding sequence ATGAAAATCACCAAGGAAGAAATATTGCACGTGGCGGCCCTGGCGCGCCTGGAGTTGGAGGAGGCCGCCATCGAGACCTTCGCCGGCCAGATCGGCGACATTCTGGCCTATGTGGATACCCTCAACGGGGTGGACACCAGTGGCGTCGCCCCCACCTCCCACGCCATCTCACTGACCAACGCCTTTCGCGCGGACGTCCTCACGCCCCACCTGGAGAACGCGGCGGCCCTGGCCAACGCCCCCGCCAAGGAAGACGGCAGCTTTCTGGTGCCCAAGGTCATTACCTGA